In a single window of the Mustela nigripes isolate SB6536 chromosome 17, MUSNIG.SB6536, whole genome shotgun sequence genome:
- the RNF225 gene encoding RING finger protein 225, with protein sequence MPCPRPPWLRRPGAPQGSGPSSPSSLSAPRSPGREEGQDDDSEEEEGDGSPGSGPILTAASPVECLICVSPFDGVFKLPKRLDCGHVFCLECLARLSLATAGGGDAVACPVCRAPTRLAPRRGLPALPTQPGLLPRDARAPLPRQGSVRFDRRRGLLYLRPPPPPPGPRKSRAVRPPPPPPPLRLGRPLSRRLSLTSPAWAFNAAVALAVLVAAGLVVSGVYIFFLIPHAAASGPVRPQLVALAPAPGFSWFPPRPPPGTPWTPRPVGPDLDTALPGATEDVLEPEAGSEDKAEAEGTLDGSPERVWGAEAGQGWAPQGRGRRKVWAPR encoded by the coding sequence ATGCCCTGCCCTCGGCCGCCCTGGCTCCGCCGCCCCGGGGCCCCTCAGGGCTCAGGCCCCAGCTCCCCGAGCTCACTCTCTGCGCCCCGCTCACCCGGCAGGGAGGAGGGCCAAGACGACGACagcgaggaggaggaaggggacggCAGCCCCGGCTCGGGCCCCATCCTGACTGCCGCATCCCCCGTGGAGTGTCTCATTTGCGTGTCACCCTTCGACGGTGTCTTCAAGCTGCCCAAGCGCCTGGACTGTGGCCACGTCTTCTGCCTCGAGTGCCTGGCTCGTCTGTCCCTTGCCACGGCGGGGGGCGGCGACGCGGTGGCCTGTCCGGTGTGCCGCGCGCCCACGCGCCTGGCCCCGCGCCGAGGGCTGCCCGCGCTGCCCACACAGCCGGGCCTGCTGCCCCGCGACGCGCGTGCGCCCCTGCCGCGCCAGGGCTCTGTGCGCTTCGACCGTCGCCGCGGTCTGCTGTACCTGcgccctccgccgccgccgcctgggCCGCGCAAGTCCCGAGCCgtgcgcccgccgccgccgccgccgccgctgcgcCTCGGCCGCCCGCTGTCTCGCCGCCTCTCCCTGACCAGCCCAGCCTGGGCCTTCAACGCCGCGGTGGCGCTGGCGGTGCTGGTGGCCGCCGGCCTCGTCGTCTCAGGCGTCTACATCTTCTTCCTCATCCCCCACGCCGCTGCCTCCGGCCCCGTGCGGCCCCAGCTCGTGGCGCTCGCCCCGGCGCCCGGGTTCTCCTGGTTCCCGCCGCGGCCCCCGCCGGGGACACCCTGGACGCCGCGCCCCGTGGGTCCTGACCTGGACACCGCCCTGCCAGGGGCTACGGAGGACGTGCTGGAGCCCGAGGCGGGCTCCGAGGATAAGGCGGAGGCCGAGGGGACGTTGGACGGGTCCCCGGAACGCGTGTGGGGAGCAGAAGCCGGCCAGGGCTGGGCCCCGCAGGGTCGGGGCAGGAGGAAGGTGTGGGCGCCGCGGTAA